The stretch of DNA TTCGAATTGCATTTGATTTCCCGCGCCAACCTGAGAACCATTTCAATTAAACGCCGAAATCCCGGTCACGGCCTGGCCCAAAATCAACGTGTGAATCTCATGCGTGCCTTCATAGGTTTTCACGCTTTCCAGATTCGCGGCGTGGCGCATGGCAACATAATCATCGACGATGCCGTTGGCGCCCAAAATCTCGCGGCACATGCGCGCGATTTCCAGCGCATGAAAGCAATTGTTGCGTTTCGCCAGGCTGATTTGCGCCGGCTGGGCATTGCCCTGATCTTTCA from Cytophagia bacterium CHB2 encodes:
- a CDS encoding acyl-CoA dehydrogenase yields the protein KDQGNAQPAQISLAKRNNCFHALEIARMCREILGANGIVDDYVAMRHAANLESVKTYEGTHEIHTLILGQAVTGISAFN